A region from the Sorex araneus isolate mSorAra2 chromosome 6, mSorAra2.pri, whole genome shotgun sequence genome encodes:
- the APLNR gene encoding apelin receptor translates to MEESGDFDTYYGGDNQSECEYAEWKSSGALIPAIYLLVFLLGTTGNGLVLWTVFRTSREKRRSADIFIASLAVADLTFVVTLPLWATYTYRDYDWPFGTFACKLSSYLIFVNMYASVFCLTGLSFDRYLAIVRPVANARLRLRVSGAVATAVLWVLAALLAVPVLVFRATGDLENRTRVQCYMDYSLVASPSSEWAWEVGLGVSSTAVGFVVPFTVMLTCYFFIAQTIAGHFRKERIEGLRKRRRLLSIIVVLVVTFALCWMPYHLVKTLYMLGSLLHWPCDFDLFLMNVFPYCTCISYVNSCLNPFLYAFFDPRFRQACTSMLCCGHRGRCGAAAHSSSGDKSGSYSSGHSQGPGPHSGKGREQTQEKSLPYSQETLVVD, encoded by the coding sequence ATGGAGGAGAGCGGAGACTTCGACACCTACTACGGCGGGGACAACCAGTCGGAGTGCGAGTACGCCGAGTGGAAGTCGTCGGGTGCCCTCATCCCCGCCATCTACCTGCTGGTCTTCCTGCTGGGCACCACGGGCAACGGGCTGGTGCTCTGGACCGTGTTCCGGACCAGCCGCGAGAAGCGGCGCTCGGCTGACATCTTCATCGCCAGCCTGGCCGTGGCCGACCTGACCTTCGTGGTGACCTTGCCGCTGTGGGCCACCTACACCTACCGCGACTACGACTGGCCCTTTGGGACTTTCGCCTGCAAGCTCAGCAGCTATCTCATCTTCGTCAACATGTACGCCAGCGTCTTCTGCCTCACGGGCCTGAGCTTCGACCGCTACCTGGCCATCGTGCGGCCCGTGGCCAACGCCCGGCTGCGGCTGCGGGTGAGCGGCGCCGTGGCCACGGCCGTGCTGTGGGTGCTGGCCGCCCTGCTGGCCGTGCCCGTGCTGGTCTTCCGCGCCACCGGCGACCTGGAGAACAGGACCCGCGTGCAGTGCTACATGGACTACTCGCTGGTGGCCAGCCCCAGCTCCGAGTGGGCCTGGGAGGTGGGCCTGGGCGTGTCGTCCACCGCCGTGGGCTTCGTGGTGCCCTTCACCGTCATGCTCACGTGCTACTTCTTCATCGCCCAGACCATCGCCGGCCACTTCCGCAAGGAGCGCATCGAGGGCCTGCGCAAGCGCCGGCGGCTGCTCAGCATCATCGTGGTGCTGGTGGTCACCTTCGCCCTCTGCTGGATGCCCTACCACCTGGTGAAGACCCTCTACATGCTGGGCAGCCTGTTGCACTGGCCCTGCGACTTCGACCTCTTCCTCATGAACGTCTTCCCCTACTGCACCTGCATCAGCTACGTCAACAGCTGTCTCAACCCCTTCCTCTACGCCTTCTTCGACCCCCGCTTCCGCCAGGCCTGCACGTCCATGCTGTGCTGTGGCCACCGGGGCCGCTGCGGGGCCGCCGCCCACAGCAGCAGCGGGGACAAGTCTGGCAGCTACTCTTCCGGCCACAGCCAGGGCCCCGGGCCCCACTCCGGGAAGGGCAGGGAGCAGACGCAGGAGAAATCCCTGCCCTACAGCCAAGAGACGCTGGTGGTGGACTAG